ATCCACTCGCTTAGTCCGTCAATGACTCGCCCGACCCGTCCCACATTCACACGGTTCTCGCCTTTGAGCTTCTTTCCGAATCGCTTCACATATACGCCAAGCATGCCGCGGCCTTTGCGCAAGTCGCTCAGTTTCAGCTCCGCCGCATGAACGTTGGCCACAGCGTCCATGATGTtgtgcgcctcgtcgatgatCACCACATTACCCTCCAGCTTGATCCCCAGTGCATCTCGCGCGCTCTTCTGGAGGAGCAGTGGGTAGGGCAGCGTGATGATCTCCGCTCCGGGTAACGCTGCACGGGAGGCGTAGTAGGGGCAAACCGCCAGCGACTTGCCCAGCTGGTGCAGGTCCTCAATGTCCGGCAGCGTGGCCAGCGCCGTGTTGCGGAACTGGTGCGTCTGGCTGAGCAGCTCCTCTCTGGGCACGTAGTCGCACTTCTTGCCACCCTTGttctgctgcagctccgcgCACCGGTCGTTGATGGCCTGCACCGAGCCTAGGCGCGAAACCGAGGGATTGATGCAAAGCCGCTGCCGTGACGAAAGGGGAAGCAGTTTGACCGCTTCCGACGCTTTTCGCTGCTCTTTGCCTACGGatgacggcagcgacggcggaaATGACGGACGGCGCAGTTCTGTGATGAACTGCGACAACTGCGAATGCGTCCTGGACGTATAGTAGATCTACGAGGGTGTTATCATGCAGTCGCGCAGTCACCGGGCGAAAGTCGCACCTTGATCTCTTCCTCTAAAACGTCGTCCTCCCCGTCGCGCTTCTTCGGTGCCCCGAGGCCCATTCTTTCCAGGACCTCGCGCGACTCCTTGCTGAGCCCAGAGAGGGCGTCCCGAGGGCCCGACTCACTGTCGTCGCGGTCATCGAGGAGCCATTCggcctcctcttcttctaCGCTGCGTCGCACGCCTCCAGGCGTAAGATCTTCGTCAATGCGGCGCCGTTTGCGCGCCCGGTCCTCACGTACCTTTTCTTTTAgacggacggcctcgaggcgctgctccCGGTCTTCCCAGCGGCGGACCAGCTCATCTCTCTTGCGCCGGAGAAGCTGGTCAATTAGCCATTGTGGCTCGTCCTTGTatgcctcgccggcgtctcgCAGCGCTGCTTCATGGCTGGTGGACTTGTGGTTCCGCAGCCATGTCAACGAGGCGCAGATCAGCGAGAGGGATTTGCCCTGGGCTCCGTCAGCAAACGCCTGTGCATCTAGACGCACCGAGCACATAGCGTCATCTCCTCGCAGATTCCGTCCCGCGCCAAGTCACATACCGTGCCAGTCGGGCTTTCGAGGATGCCAACTTGCCCGTCACCCGTCTCGAGCACCTTGTACACCGCTCTCATGAACTGCTCCTGCACATCGTATGGTGTGTACGGGTGATGAAAGTCCAACTCCCCGATCCGGATCGTGGCTTCGTCCACGCCATCTGTGTCATCCATGCTCGTGCATGTCGACGCGTGCCTCACGCAACTCCGCGTGTTCGCACAATGAGTTCATCGGACAGGCCATTGGTGTTTCGCTCTGGCACAGTGGGGCACGTCCGATGAGCTCACCGCGGTGAGACCGCGAGGTCACCTGACCTGAATCCCCACCGTTCTCGTGCACCGGCCACTGGTGCCCACTTCCCACATTAGGGCTGTGCTGCCCTCTCGCCTAACGATTTTCCGTTCCGAGCGTGCCCCAAGCCCCAGCAGGCGCAAAATCATAACCACCCACCTCATCGTCTAGTCTTCGACGCAAAACAACGGAAAAGCGACAACCACcgcagccgtcgccatgcCTACCCGAACCTCGAAGACCCGCAAGCAGTACGTTGAATCCCTTGGACGAGCTGCAACAAGAACGATCTGCCAGCGCCGATTGGCGTCTTTTTTCGCCGTCGGTTGTCTGGCAGCGTCGGCAGCAAAAAATCTCGAAGTCGCCTTCCCACCGTCAGGGCATCATGGGCTAACTTTTCACGCACAGCCGCGGCCACGTCTCGCACGGCCACGGTCGCGTCGGCAAGCACCGCAAGCATCCCGGTGGTCGCGGTCTGGCTGGtggccagcaccaccaccgcaccAACATGGACAAGGTTCGAGCGAACGACGAGCAAGCGAGatcgagcgacgacgatggctgaCTCTCGCAATACAGTACCACCCGGGTTACTTCGGTAAGGTTGGTATGCGGTATTTCCACAAGCAGCAGAACCACTTCTGGAAGCCCGTCATCAACCTGGACAAGGTACATAACTCCTTCCAAGCCCCCACGAGCGATGGCCGGGACGATTGGCAGAAGCGACGCGAGTGCGGGCATCAAAAGAGCAacagcgtcgtcgctctTCAACCCGTCGCATCTGGCAATTGCAGCCCGCCATAGCATTCGCGGGGGAGCTTTGTGATTATAGGACACGCGCTGACTTGTTCTTCAGCTCTGGTCCCTCGTCCCCTCCGAGACCCGTGACGCCTACGTCTCTGGCCAGAAGAAGGACaccgtccccgtcctcgacctcctgcCCCTCGGCTACTCCAAGGTCctcggcaagggccgccTGCCCGAAATCCCCCTGGTCGTCCGCGCGAGATGGGTCAGCAAGCTGGCGGAGCAGAAGATCACGGAGgccggtggcgtcgtcgagctggtcgCGTAAACGTCTTTCTCTCGTCCTTCTCCAGGGAGAGGGAAGAGATAACGCGTGTGTGTAAACGAATGCATCAACAAAGCGGAGCCAAAAAAGCAAAACAACCATGTTGAGAGCCAACGCACCGAGgaaagatgacgacgacggatgAGAGACCGGGAGACGGAGTCGGGGACTTTTACTATTGCTTGCGGGGAAACAATTGGGAGCCGGGTTTTTCTCAACGGGCGGGGAAAAAAGGGAGCGGAGGGACCCCCCCTCCGTTCCTCCCCATTCCGCGTATACACCCGCCAAAAGGCGTGCACTGGCAGGGGATGGGGGTCCGGTCGGTTTCGAGCATTGCATCAGGGACTCTTGAGACGGGAGTTTTGACGAATAAAATCATTTTCGCCCATGCACGGTTGGCCCATGCGTATCTGCTGTCTGGTGATGAGCCTGTTCGCCGGTGTTGGTATTATGTGTTGAAGCGTTTGCCGTCAGGGGGCAAAAGCTATGAGGTGCGCATCATAGCAGTACCTCGTCTTTGCGAATTGGCATCGGGCTTGGACCGCTCGTAACAAACTGTTTGAAATCATCGCTACATCGCATTGCAGTTTTACAGCTAGCGTTAACATATGGTATCGTAtggccctccccctccccccctttgACCGTCCTAGCTTTAATCCTATCCGCGTAGTATTGTACGTCAAAGACGACAGGCGTCATGTGCGAGGACGAAGGCCCATACTTTCTTCTAACACGGCGTGGAGCTGCTCGGAGCGCTCAATATACGCAATGTCGGCCTCGGAGAACCTCAAAAAGTCGtgctcgagcgcctcggcggcggtgatgcggcGCGAAGGGTCGAGCTCCATGCATTGCTCGAGGAagcggacggcgaggcgctcgtgcCTCGTCAGGGGcttgtcctcgccgcggcaggTGCTCCAGAGTATGATCTTCTCCATGGTGAAGCCCTGGGTGCCGATGGTGGGGATGGTGGTCTCGAAGACGCAGCCGtggagcaggccggccgccttCATGCGCTTGGCGCCGAAGATGGTGGCGATCTCGAtcatggcctcgacgtcgtcggccgagtTGAAAAAGGGGAAGCGCTTCGACAGGATGGTGAGGAGAATGACGCCGACGGACCAGATGTCAATGGCCGTCGACTGCTCGGTGCACTTGAAGAGCACCTCAGGGGCGCGGAAGCCTCTGGTGCCGGCGCGGTTGGCACGGCGCGAGGGGCGCGTGTCCGTCTTGGGGTATCCCGGCTgggcaccgccggcggccgtgccCGTGGCCTGGGCCCAGGCAGAGCTGCCCTGGCGCTGCTTGCGGATATCGCGGGGCTCGTGGCATAGACAGGGCTTGCAGTCGGAACCctcgcgctcggcgaggccaaagtcgacgaggacgccgtgcTGGGTGGTGGGGTCGTAGAGGAAGTTGGTGGGCTTGATGTCACGGTGAAGGATGCGGTGGGCGTGGACGCTACGCAGGGCGGTGAAGAGCGAGCGCAGGTAGATGACGATGTCCGGGATGGTCATGTCGCGGAAGTAGGAGCGGAAATCGCCGTGGCGGAAGTAcgggaggatggcgacgacctgGTCCGTCTCGCGAAAGGCGGTGATGAGGGGGCAGACCGAGGGGCATCGGCGGAGGTCgtggagcagctcgagctcgttGAGGATGCGCGCGGGGCTCGACGTCACGTAGATCTTCTTTATGGCGACGTAGCGCgggcgtctcggccgccgcgaaggGGAGGACGCTTGCCGCCGTTGGTGGTtctgttgttgttgctggtgttgctggtgctggtgctggcgcttgagcggcggcggcgtccactTGGACGCGTCATCCTCGAGATCCCAGCTATTATCGTAGCGCCCGTactcgaggtcctcggccttgaagACTGTAGAAAACGTTCCTTTGCCCGGTCTGTCAGCtggatgccatgccatggtaCCAAAGGGCCGTACCCTCGCCGATGCGTTTTATCAGGCGGTACTTGTCGCGGAAGCCGGGAAAGTCCTCGGTCAGcttgtccatgtcggccTGGACGCTGCTCTCGAtctgctcctcgtccgaggcctcatcttcgtcgtcctcatcctcgtcgtcttggtcgtggtctacgccctcgtcgtcctcgtcctctggctgggcgccgtcggtggtGGCTTGCTGGGCGAcgttgtcgtcctcgtccattacctccgtctcctcggtTCGGACGTCAACCGCCGGAACAGTCTGCTGGTACATGCTCTCGAAGGACACGGACGCCATGgtggccgggcggcggcgtgtgtgtgagagagagaagtGTTActgtcgccgcggcgggatCAGTCCTTGGTTGTCAAGGATGCCTCCCGTCGTCCCTAGTCGGTCGCCGGGCTAGGCAGGGGATGGCCAGAGAGGGCAAGACAAAGCAAGACTCAAGGATGTACACGGGCCAATGCAAAAGAGAGACGGGCAGCTACGTGCAAGGAAGCTCCTGTTGCGTCAATGCGTCGTCTGTAGACACTGGGAGGGGCTGCCTGTGAGCTTTGCAGTATGAAGGGTGCgaggtggcgctgctgctggaagCTGCAGGGATGGGCCGTTCCAGGGCAGTCTGCGCGACG
Above is a genomic segment from Purpureocillium takamizusanense chromosome 2, complete sequence containing:
- the CDC7 gene encoding Non-specific serine/threonine protein kinase (EggNog:ENOG503NVAD~COG:L~BUSCO:EOG09262GWQ) — encoded protein: MASVSFESMYQQTVPAVDVRTEETEVMDEDDNVAQQATTDGAQPEDEDDEGVDHDQDDEDEDDEDEASDEEQIESSVQADMDKLTEDFPGFRDKYRLIKRIGEGTFSTVFKAEDLEYGRYDNSWDLEDDASKWTPPPLKRQHQHQQHQQQQQNHQRRQASSPSRRPRRPRYVAIKKIYVTSSPARILNELELLHDLRRCPSVCPLITAFRETDQVVAILPYFRHGDFRSYFRDMTIPDIVIYLRSLFTALRSVHAHRILHRDIKPTNFLYDPTTQHGVLVDFGLAEREGSDCKPCLCHEPRDIRKQRQGSSAWAQATGTAAGGAQPGYPKTDTRPSRRANRAGTRGFRAPEVLFKCTEQSTAIDIWSVGVILLTILSKRFPFFNSADDVEAMIEIATIFGAKRMKAAGLLHGCVFETTIPTIGTQGFTMEKIILWSTCRGEDKPLTRHERLAVRFLEQCMELDPSRRITAAEALEHDFLRFSEADIAYIERSEQLHAVLEESMGLRPRT
- the RPL28 gene encoding RNA helicase (COG:J~EggNog:ENOG503P1S5), giving the protein MPTRTSKTRKHRGHVSHGHGRVGKHRKHPGGRGLAGGQHHHRTNMDKYHPGYFGKVGMRYFHKQQNHFWKPVINLDKLWSLVPSETRDAYVSGQKKDTVPVLDLLPLGYSKVLGKGRLPEIPLVVRARWVSKLAEQKITEAGGVVELVA
- the CDC7 gene encoding Non-specific serine/threonine protein kinase (EggNog:ENOG503NVAD~COG:L~BUSCO:EOG09262GWQ); translated protein: MAWHPADRPGKGTFSTVFKAEDLEYGRYDNSWDLEDDASKWTPPPLKRQHQHQQHQQQQQNHQRRQASSPSRRPRRPRYVAIKKIYVTSSPARILNELELLHDLRRCPSVCPLITAFRETDQVVAILPYFRHGDFRSYFRDMTIPDIVIYLRSLFTALRSVHAHRILHRDIKPTNFLYDPTTQHGVLVDFGLAEREGSDCKPCLCHEPRDIRKQRQGSSAWAQATGTAAGGAQPGYPKTDTRPSRRANRAGTRGFRAPEVLFKCTEQSTAIDIWSVGVILLTILSKRFPFFNSADDVEAMIEIATIFGAKRMKAAGLLHGCVFETTIPTIGTQGFTMEKIILWSTCRGEDKPLTRHERLAVRFLEQCMELDPSRRITAAEALEHDFLRFSEADIAYIERSEQLHAVLEESMGLRPRT